AAGAAAGGTGTTAAGTTAGGGTGAAACCATGTTTAAAGTCTCCAAAATGGGATATTTTGGTAGAAGCTCCACTAAATGAGGTAATATGTGTCACAATTGCAAAACTATAgggtaaaaagtggaattcactcATTTCACTCCTCCAAAGCATTTGCCTAGAATTCTAGATGCACCCAACGACCACAACACTATGATGAATTAGTTCTACTACTGAATGTTAGCTGCGCAATTGCACGCAATTTTGGGTGATAATATGGGGGGGTAAACAAAGACTTGTCTTATTCATTCAAATCATAGCATCCATGAAAAAGTACCAACCAGTGAGCACTGAGTACATCCCTCACATCCAGTTCCTCTACCACAGACAACACAGAGACTCTCACGGGAACTAGGTTCCCTCAAACTACAACCTAGGAAAAGCAAAGCCATATAAAACtctccaatctgtgcttcaatGCTGAATCAGGAATGGGAAAGTGGGGCGCTGGTCCGCCCTTTTATTTCTTCGATAAGGCCAGATCATTTGCCCGATACCTCGCCTTCAATAGCCAGTGGAACAGTGGTAGCCTGCACATAACAAAGGCACAGAGAATTAAGTGTCGAGTCATGAACTGGGGTAAAATTATCAAGGTGGTCGAATGCAATGCCATGGCACACGTACCATTTTGCGGTACTTGAGAGCATAGAGCATCTCAAGGTAGCGACGAGTCTCGCGCCTGTCGAGGTTGGAGACGTACTTCCAGAAACCATAGACACCAGAGAGTGTCATCAGCCTCTCAGAGTACAGCTTCCAGGTGTACCTGCGTCAAGATCATGCCACGGCATCAATCTCAGTTTGGTGCCGGCAAAAGTGGCAGCTCATGTGCATCGAATAGTAAAATAGACAGATGAGGGAGCATTGCATATATACTTCTCCTCGATGCGCTGGAGTCCGCCCTGCGAGATCTTGTTCCAGTGGGTTGGGTCTTCCTGGCACTTCTCGAAGAACTCCACGAGCAGCGCGGAGGCCTTGTCATTCTGGTATGGATCGATGTGGTAGCCGGATACGCCATTCACAATGATCTCAGCTGGACCACCGTATGCAGTGGCAAATGTGGGAAGGCCACATGTCATGGCCTCTATCACGGTAAGCCCGAAGGCCTCATAGAAAGCAGGCTGTGCACAGGAAGACAACATGAAAAAGACTGTCAGAACTAGCAGATGCTATGATTCAGTCATAGTGAGTTCCTAGGTTGAcagtgttcttcacctgcacaaaGGCTCCCTTCATGTCGCAGATGTAGCGGTAGAGCTCACCGTTGCGGACGCGGTTCATCTGAGCAGAAATCCAGCGGATGTGGCCACTCAAGTTGTATTCTTCGATAAGATCAAACATCTTCTTGAATTCGGCCtgctcctccttgtccttggacTCCTTTCCATGGTCTCCACAGACAACCACAAGGTTTACCAGCTCCTGTAGGCGTGGGTTCTTGCCATACAGTTCAACCAGGCCAGTCATATTCTTCACACGGTCCAGCCTAGCCATCGAGAAGATGATCGGCTTCTTCTTGTCCTTCAGCACAAATCTGGAGAGGTGCTTTTGTTAGATAACCAAAAAGGCATGCATTCATTTTACAAGAACTAAAAATTCAAAACTTGATACAAGTATGACCCTTACTTGTGCTCAGAATTCTCGACATCACTGAAGAGTAGCTCCTCAATCTCAGAATGGAGGGAGGTAAGCCTCTTCTGTTGTTCAGTGTATGGGAAGTAGATGGTCATGTCAGCACCAGGGGAGACGATGTTGAACTTGGGGTCGAAGACATCAATACCATGGACAACACGATAGAGGCCAGGCATTGTGAATGCCATGTGCGACTCATACTGCCCTACTGTATCCTTGCTGAAAAAGGAAAGTTGGACAGTAACATTAGAACATTTGATGATATTTGCAAATGACCATAGTGGTGTTTCTGTGAGAAAGAGAATCTTACTTTCCAGCAATCTCTTGGAAGGTACTGGTGATGATGAAGTCAGCATGGTTCATTGCAATCAGGTCAGCGGTGAACTGGCAGGAGAAGTGGTAGTGATCCTCAAATTTCTTCCAGTAAAGGTCAGAGTTGGGGTACTTGGTTTTCTCTAGGGCATGAGCAATGGTACACTGCATATAAGGGAATAAGAGTTATGATAAGATACTACGGAGATGAAAATAGATCTTCTGTTGATCAAGGGGGTAGAATGTTTACATGAGTAACCCCCAACTTGTGTGCCAGCAAACACGCGACAAGGTTTCCATCACTGTAGTTTCCAATGATCAAGTCAGGGTTGGCCTGCAGCTCTCCGGCAATCTCATGTGCCACATCCTAAAAGCAACAGAAAAATATATGAATTGTGTCAACCTAATGAAACACTACAAACAACCTGATGGAAAGTTAGATGCATACATCGGTGTAAGCTTCCAGGTAAGGCCAGACTTCAAAACGTGAGATCCATTTGCGAACAATCCCATCTTCTGTTTTGAATGGCACACGCAGAATGTGGGTGTGCTCAGTGCCAAGGACCTTCTCAAGGCGCTGGCCGCAGGTGGTGCCGTGTGCATCAGGGAGCAACCTGGTGACCTATGTAAGGCCAAATACACCTCATTAGGGATCAACTAAAATAGCGACTTCATATTTGATCATATTGGGTACTAAACTTACTATTAGAATCTTCGGTGTAATGTCAAGACCTTGCTGCTTGATTCTCAACAGCATCTCATTCTCCATAGCACGGACTTGGTCCAAAATGTAGACAACCTGTGGATTGCCATCACATAAGAAAGTTGGTGATAACAAATATGTGGTGTTGTTTAGAATATGAAGAGGGAATATGCTGAAGTGTCAAAATTGTGCAGGGGACTCTACCTGCCCACCAGTATCTGGGTACCCCAAGACATTGGCCTGAGCAAAGTAACCATGAGGAGAGAGGATGACAACATTGAACACCATTGGGATTGTTCCGAGAAACTTTTCCAAGGTGGATGGATCAGGGGCCTCGAGAAGGTCCAAGAGAAGGTGGATAGTCTCATGTGCACGCTGAGTACAGTCGCCCCAACCTTTCTCCAAACCAAGTTCCTGGAACCTGAATGTGCAACGAAAAAATATTGGTACAGCAATGCGATGTTTATTTTTTGTTGAGAGCAAATAAGGTTTTCAATGATCATGAGTATGATGATTATGCAGTACCGGTGGTGGAACTCTGAGTACGGGGTGTCAGCTGGAAGGCCTGACAGATGCTTCTCTGCCTTCCTGAGTGCATCTTGGAGGGCACTGAGACTGCGAATTCTGTCGTTCAACATCATGGTCTGAAGCAAGAAAGAAAATATTATTACATAATCCACATAATTCAGCAGGAGGTAATGGTTCCAGACTTCCAGTTCATAACTTTCTGGTTCACAGACAAATAGCGAGTATGCTTCTGTACTTAGTTGAAGAATTTGTTCTAAACATATTTTTATTACTTACAAAGCGCACAAATCATCAGGACAAATGCCCAACACTTCAACTATGACTGCATCTATATTTTCTTACAGGCTGATTATGCTCATATGCTGTTATATATCTGAGTGACAGTTCTATTCTACCAAATTTGCAATAGAGTCTCTGTCTGCCATTTTCTGTGCGCTTTCATCAACATGCAACCTCCCACATGTTTAGTAGCAGGTAGATCTAATTCCGTTACTTTTAAGTTTCACTGCACTATATGCTAGAACACTCAGGCTAGGAAATTTACACACAAAATTGTCATGCCATGGGAAAATGATACAAGCCTGTCATTTTTCAACGACAAAGATGTTTTACCAGAGAACCTTTAACAGATATATAGTCAAGTGATTAATTTATAAAGCAAGATACCAGAGATCGTAACCTACCATCCCCTTGTAGTTGTGTGCACGGAGGAAGTTGAGCAAGGGGTACATGCTCTCCTTGTCATGGAACAGCTTTGATGACAGGTGCCTGTTCAAGAACTGCACACCATTGCCAATAGACTTCGACAGTGATGGCCGAGGGAAGGAGGCATTGAATGGCCCAAAGTCCAATTCAAGCACGAAGTTGTTATTAGTGCTGGAATTTGAACATAAGGAGTGTCAAGTGACCGTATTAGCATCTGATAGAAATAAGGTATAAGGTGGACTCTTAAATCTTGATAATTTCACAAAATCACAGATACCTTTCATTCACCAATTGTTCCTTGAATTGCAAATACTCAGGGACACTCAACTCCTCAACACCAAGCTCGCTCACATTGACCCTCACATACTCCCAGACGCCAGGCCTTGGCCGGATGGCGAGAGCAACCCATGGAGGGATGACAATTGCCTCCTGTATGAGAAACCAACATGTAGATCAAGAGCTGAAAACTCTGGGCTCATCACTGGGATGACGTGGTGACGCAAACCTGTGCCCCCCTTAGGAGATCCTCAAAGGCGGTATCCTTCAGCTTCTCTCGCTCAGCCTCGGGAATAGCAGCATTGTACTCAGCAGTGATCTGGTGGGGCTGAAGCATTCCCTTTCCATGGTTAACAAGCCTGAACAATCGCATACAGCAGATATGTCTGACCTATCAACGGATGTTACTTAAACAAAAGTGTGCTAAGAAATATACAAGTACTTTGTTATAAATACAGGTAGCAATAAGAGTTCAAAAGGAAAATACAAGGAGCAGAAATACAGAAAAAAAAATTGTTCACTTTAAAATTATTTTTGCGCAAATGATGCTTGGGTTTAGCTCCACTAAAGCAATCTTAACAAGTGAAAACATGCAGAATTGCAAATTACGTCAGTTTGGTCAGGTCTAACCTTTTACAGCAAACAGAATATGGTGCAACTGGGCACTCAAAGTTATCATATTCCTACTGATACTATAGCATGATTTAGATATACACAAGGCAACCACATGTCATCACTTAAATATATCTTGTATGCAGAGATTCTATAACTGCCAACCGGCCAGTCTAGTCTGGGAAAGATTAAAGAGAGACCTTGAGAAGACGGCGACGAGCTCATTGGTGTGCGCTGAGAGGGAATCACCGATACGCTCCCTTACGCTGTGGAGACGGCTCAGGGCACGCTCTCCAGCACTCTCCCCCATGGTTATCCTCCAGTCGGGTCCTCAAACCTAAACAACAGGAACAGTTTATCTGATCAGCCCGTTCAATCAACATGTTCCAAAAGACAAGAGCTGATTTTGGCATCACATTTGACAATCAAATATGTAACCAGGAGAGGATAAAAagttactccctccgtttcatagttgttgatttagtacaactttgtactaaatcaccAACAATTAATATGAAACGAAGGGAGTTAGCACTAACAAATCCAAGACATGTGACAAGTTTTGTGGAGAACAACGAACAAGAAGTCGTCAGTGTCTGACACACTAAAGGCCTGCACTTTTCCTCTTACTCCCAGGGTGCTTGTATGAGCATCTGCAATAATAATAAATAGAGCCGAGCGAAGAAAGGGTTACGTGCTACAAAGAGGCCCTACAAAGAGTGCCTAAAAAGTTCTGTACTTTGGGAACCGAATCATGGGATTAGCGTGGGATCTAGCCGTTTCTTGCGTGGCGTGTCAAGTTAATTAAAACTAACCAAAACATGAAAGAGCACAGGAACCCGGAATCATGGCCAGGCTCTCCAGTTTTTCAGTACTGAAGGAGATGCAGGTAAAATAGAACCGGGTCAGCTAATTCTTTAGCAGTACTCCACTAAGCAATAAGTTCATCTAGAATTTGTCATGATTAACTCATAATTACTGGCTTTGGC
This region of Lolium perenne isolate Kyuss_39 chromosome 2, Kyuss_2.0, whole genome shotgun sequence genomic DNA includes:
- the LOC127332665 gene encoding sucrose synthase 2; protein product: MGESAGERALSRLHSVRERIGDSLSAHTNELVAVFSRLVNHGKGMLQPHQITAEYNAAIPEAEREKLKDTAFEDLLRGAQEAIVIPPWVALAIRPRPGVWEYVRVNVSELGVEELSVPEYLQFKEQLVNESTNNNFVLELDFGPFNASFPRPSLSKSIGNGVQFLNRHLSSKLFHDKESMYPLLNFLRAHNYKGMTMMLNDRIRSLSALQDALRKAEKHLSGLPADTPYSEFHHRFQELGLEKGWGDCTQRAHETIHLLLDLLEAPDPSTLEKFLGTIPMVFNVVILSPHGYFAQANVLGYPDTGGQVVYILDQVRAMENEMLLRIKQQGLDITPKILIVTRLLPDAHGTTCGQRLEKVLGTEHTHILRVPFKTEDGIVRKWISRFEVWPYLEAYTDDVAHEIAGELQANPDLIIGNYSDGNLVACLLAHKLGVTHCTIAHALEKTKYPNSDLYWKKFEDHYHFSCQFTADLIAMNHADFIITSTFQEIAGNKDTVGQYESHMAFTMPGLYRVVHGIDVFDPKFNIVSPGADMTIYFPYTEQQKRLTSLHSEIEELLFSDVENSEHKFVLKDKKKPIIFSMARLDRVKNMTGLVELYGKNPRLQELVNLVVVCGDHGKESKDKEEQAEFKKMFDLIEEYNLSGHIRWISAQMNRVRNGELYRYICDMKGAFVQPAFYEAFGLTVIEAMTCGLPTFATAYGGPAEIIVNGVSGYHIDPYQNDKASALLVEFFEKCQEDPTHWNKISQGGLQRIEEKYTWKLYSERLMTLSGVYGFWKYVSNLDRRETRRYLEMLYALKYRKMATTVPLAIEGEVSGK